A portion of the Cellulophaga algicola DSM 14237 genome contains these proteins:
- a CDS encoding glutaminase translates to MINYPDILHNIQLEINKVSERGQVARYIPELSKIDPHKFGMHIIDANRNEFSVGDSEEAFSIQSISKVLSLSQAIGLIGEELWTRVDVEPSGDPFNHLSLLEQENGIPRNPLINAGAIVVADILVSKLKNPKEDFLTYIQDISGDKSINFDADVAASEKETGFRNYAAANLLKSYGNLHNDVDTVLDFYFHQCSLALNCKQLTKLFFVFMNRGKCLQNNTYLTTSQVKRINALMLTCGFYDEAGEFAFEVGLPGKSGVGGGIVALLPNNYCVATWSPGLNKKGNSKLGMLALEMLTTATKQSIF, encoded by the coding sequence ATGATTAACTACCCCGATATACTTCACAACATACAACTTGAAATTAATAAAGTTTCTGAGCGAGGGCAAGTAGCTAGGTATATTCCTGAGCTCTCCAAAATAGATCCTCATAAATTTGGCATGCATATTATAGATGCTAACCGAAATGAATTTTCTGTGGGCGATTCTGAAGAAGCTTTTTCTATCCAAAGTATTTCTAAAGTATTATCCCTTAGTCAGGCAATTGGCCTTATCGGAGAAGAGCTTTGGACTCGTGTTGATGTAGAGCCATCGGGAGACCCTTTTAATCATTTATCATTACTAGAACAAGAAAACGGTATCCCAAGAAATCCCTTAATAAATGCAGGGGCTATTGTTGTTGCAGATATACTCGTATCTAAACTAAAAAATCCTAAAGAGGACTTTTTAACATATATTCAAGATATATCAGGAGATAAAAGCATTAATTTTGATGCTGATGTTGCTGCCTCTGAAAAGGAAACAGGATTTAGAAATTATGCGGCCGCCAATCTCTTAAAATCTTACGGAAATTTACATAACGATGTAGATACTGTGCTTGATTTTTATTTTCACCAATGTTCTTTAGCGCTAAACTGCAAGCAGCTTACCAAGCTATTTTTCGTATTTATGAATCGCGGAAAATGTTTGCAAAACAACACTTATTTAACCACCAGCCAAGTAAAACGAATTAATGCATTAATGCTAACATGCGGCTTTTATGATGAAGCCGGAGAATTTGCTTTTGAAGTAGGTCTACCTGGTAAAAGTGGTGTAGGCGGAGGAATTGTAGCGCTTTTGCCCAATAATTATTGTGTAGCTACATGGTCTCCAGGACTAAATAAAAAAGGAAACTCTAAATTAGGCATGTTAGCATTAGAAATGCTAACTACTGCTACAAAGCAGTCAATTTTTTAA
- the gcvT gene encoding glycine cleavage system aminomethyltransferase GcvT, with amino-acid sequence MKNTALTEIHKELGAKLVPFAGYNMPVSYEGVTIEHETVRTGVGVFDVSHMGEFLISGPNAISLIQKVSSNDASKLAVGKAQYSCMPNETGGIVDDLIIYQIKEEQYLLVVNASNIEKDWNHISKYNKDINADMRNLSEDYSLLAIQGPKAVEAMQSLTSVDLSAIKFYTFEVAPFAGIDNVIISATGYTGSGGFEIYCKNTEVAQIWTKVFEAGKDFGIKPIGLAARDTLRLEMGYCLYGNDINDTTSPIEAGLGWVTKFTKDFVNSENLAKEKAEGSARKLIAFELDERGIPRHDYEIVNANGEKIGIVTSGTMSPSMNKGIGLGYVPKAVSAVGEKIYIQIRKKAIPATIVKLPFYKN; translated from the coding sequence ATGAAAAACACCGCATTAACAGAAATACACAAAGAACTAGGCGCTAAACTTGTACCTTTTGCAGGCTATAATATGCCTGTATCTTATGAAGGCGTAACTATTGAACATGAAACGGTAAGAACAGGTGTTGGTGTTTTTGATGTGTCTCATATGGGCGAGTTTTTAATCAGTGGACCAAATGCCATTTCATTAATTCAAAAAGTAAGTTCTAATGATGCCTCCAAGCTAGCTGTTGGCAAAGCGCAATACAGTTGTATGCCAAATGAAACTGGCGGTATCGTTGATGATTTAATTATTTATCAAATAAAAGAGGAGCAATACCTATTGGTAGTAAATGCTTCTAATATTGAAAAAGACTGGAACCATATCTCAAAATACAATAAGGATATTAATGCAGATATGCGTAACTTATCTGAAGACTATTCCCTATTGGCTATTCAAGGGCCAAAAGCCGTTGAAGCCATGCAATCTCTTACTTCAGTAGATTTATCTGCTATTAAATTTTACACTTTTGAAGTAGCACCGTTTGCAGGTATAGACAATGTGATTATATCAGCAACAGGGTATACGGGTTCTGGAGGTTTTGAAATCTATTGTAAAAATACAGAAGTAGCACAAATTTGGACTAAAGTATTTGAGGCTGGAAAAGATTTCGGGATTAAACCTATTGGATTAGCCGCTAGAGATACCTTGCGTTTAGAAATGGGCTATTGTTTGTATGGTAATGATATTAATGATACCACATCGCCAATTGAAGCAGGCTTAGGTTGGGTAACTAAATTCACAAAAGACTTTGTAAATAGCGAGAACTTAGCTAAAGAAAAAGCAGAAGGTTCTGCTAGAAAACTTATTGCTTTTGAGTTAGACGAAAGAGGCATTCCGCGTCATGATTATGAGATAGTAAATGCAAATGGTGAAAAAATTGGTATTGTAACCTCTGGCACCATGTCTCCTTCTATGAATAAGGGTATTGGGTTAGGTTATGTACCTAAAGCCGTAAGCGCTGTAGGCGAAAAAATTTATATCCAAATTCGCAAAAAAGCAATTCCTGCAACCATAGTTAAATTACCCTTTTATAAAAATTAA
- a CDS encoding polysaccharide lyase family 7 protein: MKNTQKLMKSKTVLRLLTVPILALAFNCAENDLSDENLLVSPNVTISSTNAQTIQAENFDGMKGIKTESTSDSGGGSNVGWIDSGDYLEYALTVPASGSYKFEFRVASKSNASKFDFYQGNTKLSNVNKTATGGYQTWITTSKTVNLSAGTSTLKLLATGGGWNINWIKITPVSVSQATESDNLALGKTAEQSSNYSSNSGLAGLAIDGNTSGVWNQGSVTHTSNSASPWWQVRLGNDYTIGDIVIWNRTDCCSSRLSNFDVFVYNDAGTEVYKKTITSTPSPSTIVSTGGVTGSRVRIKLKGTNALSLAEVQVFSGESDGGGGTTNPPTGNASIPSDLMSNCNQWKITYPDGEEDKTLCGEDNNEYFFVNSAKNGMVFRAPIRSNNGTTPNSDYVRSELRERTEDGKSDIYWTTDGTHVVYVKQAITHLPIEKNHLVATQIHGDKAAGIDDAMVLRLEGSKLFLSFNGNKLRSDVTVKSNYSLGTVHEVIFEVKNGKHYCYYSENGDLRSKYLNGTASSYLVKDGSNSVLMDIDYDQSYFKIGNYTQSNAEEEGSSTGNSNNYGEVVVYDFFVDHD, translated from the coding sequence ATGAAAAACACACAAAAATTGATGAAGTCAAAAACAGTTTTAAGACTTCTAACAGTGCCAATTTTAGCCTTGGCTTTTAATTGCGCTGAAAACGATCTTTCCGATGAAAATTTATTAGTGTCACCTAATGTAACTATTTCATCGACTAACGCGCAGACCATTCAGGCAGAAAACTTTGATGGTATGAAGGGAATCAAAACCGAATCAACTTCAGATAGTGGAGGAGGTAGTAATGTTGGATGGATAGACTCAGGAGATTATCTAGAATATGCACTTACGGTACCAGCTTCAGGAAGCTATAAATTTGAATTTAGAGTTGCTTCTAAGTCAAATGCGTCTAAATTTGATTTTTACCAAGGCAATACAAAATTATCTAATGTAAATAAAACAGCTACAGGTGGATACCAAACTTGGATTACTACTTCTAAAACAGTGAATTTATCTGCAGGGACAAGTACATTAAAATTACTTGCCACAGGTGGCGGATGGAACATTAACTGGATTAAAATTACGCCAGTAAGTGTAAGTCAAGCTACCGAAAGTGATAATCTTGCTCTTGGTAAAACAGCAGAGCAATCTTCTAACTATTCTTCTAACTCAGGTCTTGCTGGTTTAGCAATTGATGGTAATACCTCAGGGGTATGGAATCAAGGAAGTGTAACACACACCTCAAACTCAGCTTCACCTTGGTGGCAAGTTCGTTTAGGTAATGATTATACAATAGGCGATATTGTAATTTGGAATAGAACAGATTGTTGTTCTTCACGATTAAGTAATTTTGATGTTTTTGTATATAATGATGCGGGGACAGAAGTTTATAAAAAAACAATTACAAGTACCCCAAGTCCTTCAACAATTGTGAGTACTGGTGGCGTAACAGGATCTAGAGTGCGTATTAAATTAAAAGGCACAAATGCATTGTCATTAGCAGAAGTTCAAGTATTTAGTGGTGAAAGTGATGGAGGCGGTGGTACAACAAACCCACCAACAGGTAATGCTTCTATTCCTTCAGATTTAATGAGCAACTGTAACCAGTGGAAAATCACGTATCCTGACGGAGAAGAAGATAAAACGCTTTGTGGTGAAGATAACAACGAATATTTCTTTGTAAATAGTGCAAAGAATGGGATGGTTTTTAGAGCTCCAATTCGTAGTAATAACGGAACTACTCCTAATTCTGATTATGTAAGATCTGAACTTAGAGAAAGAACGGAAGATGGTAAATCTGATATCTACTGGACTACAGATGGTACGCACGTAGTGTATGTAAAACAAGCAATCACACATTTGCCTATCGAGAAAAATCATTTGGTAGCTACTCAAATCCATGGTGATAAAGCTGCAGGTATTGATGATGCAATGGTTTTACGTTTAGAAGGTTCTAAATTATTTTTAAGTTTTAACGGTAATAAACTTAGAAGTGATGTAACGGTAAAATCTAACTATAGTTTAGGTACCGTTCATGAAGTAATTTTTGAAGTTAAAAACGGTAAACATTATTGCTATTACAGTGAAAATGGAGATTTAAGAAGTAAATATCTTAATGGTACAGCTTCCTCATATTTAGTTAAAGATGGTAGTAATAGTGTATTGATGGATATTGATTATGATCAATCATATTTCAAGATTGGAAATTACACACAAAGTAATGCCGAGGAAGAAGGTAGTTCTACTGGAAACTCTAACAATTATGGTGAGGTAGTGGTTTATGACTTTTTCGTAGATCATGATTAA
- a CDS encoding polysaccharide lyase family 7 protein, which translates to MLKSLGLTFFKFFIAIAILGANLNCSDKGSPLEEDTTAAEEMETPEEEVDTPEDPIVPEDDTTPEETSGTAKIPADLMANCAQWKITYPDGAEDKTLCDEDNNEYFYVNDDKNGIVFKAPIRSTNNTTTNSTYIRSELRERTEDGTADIYWTTTGTHVVYVKQAFTHLPINKSHVVGTQIHGDKEAGIDDAMVLRLEGSHLFLSFNGGVLRSDLTIKTDYTLGTSHEVIFEVKDGKHYCYYSEDGDLKANYENGTATQYLVLDESNAVLMDLDYDQSYFKIGNYTQSNSEKEGSDTDDPLNYGEVVVYDFFAKHL; encoded by the coding sequence ATGTTGAAAAGCTTAGGTCTTACTTTTTTTAAATTTTTTATAGCTATTGCAATCTTAGGAGCAAATTTGAATTGCTCAGATAAAGGAAGTCCATTAGAAGAAGATACTACTGCAGCTGAAGAAATGGAAACTCCGGAAGAAGAAGTAGATACACCTGAAGATCCAATAGTTCCAGAAGATGATACTACTCCTGAAGAAACGAGTGGAACTGCGAAAATTCCAGCAGACTTAATGGCTAATTGTGCGCAATGGAAAATTACGTATCCTGATGGAGCAGAAGATAAAACGCTTTGCGATGAGGACAACAACGAGTATTTTTATGTGAATGATGATAAAAACGGAATTGTATTTAAAGCACCAATTAGAAGCACTAATAATACTACAACAAATTCTACCTATATACGCTCAGAACTTAGAGAGCGAACAGAAGATGGTACAGCTGATATTTACTGGACAACCACAGGGACCCATGTAGTTTATGTAAAACAAGCGTTTACGCATTTACCTATAAACAAAAGTCATGTGGTAGGAACTCAAATTCATGGCGATAAAGAAGCGGGGATTGATGATGCTATGGTCTTAAGATTAGAAGGTTCTCATTTGTTTTTAAGCTTTAACGGAGGAGTACTTAGAAGTGACTTAACGATTAAAACAGATTATACGTTAGGAACAAGCCACGAAGTAATTTTCGAAGTTAAAGATGGTAAGCATTACTGTTACTATAGTGAAGATGGTGATTTAAAGGCAAACTATGAAAATGGTACTGCCACACAATACCTTGTTTTAGATGAAAGCAATGCTGTGCTAATGGATTTAGATTATGACCAGTCTTATTTCAAAATTGGGAACTATACGCAAAGTAATTCTGAAAAAGAAGGTAGTGATACCGATGATCCTTTAAATTATGGAGAAGTTGTTGTTTATGACTTCTTTGCAAAGCACCTTTAG
- the thrC gene encoding threonine synthase — protein sequence MNFYSLNKKAPNVSFKDAVIKGIAPDRGLYFPEKITPLPNDFFENIANLSPIEIAQKAIKQFVSDDIDDDKLKTILEDVLNFDFPVVEINKNIGTLELFHGPTLAFKDVGAGFMARCLGYFSEGSNTEVTVLVATSGDTGGAVANGFLGVAGVKVVILYPTGKVSDIQEKQLTTLGQNITALEVEGTFDDCQTMVKTAFLDEDITSVKQLTSANSINVARWLPQLFYFLFAYKQAKSQGKEIVFSIPSGNFGNICAGIVAQQLGMPVKHFIASTNVNDVVPRFMNTKSYDPKPSIATISNAMDVGDPSNFIRIRHIYNDDFDTIAKNISSYAFTDEQTKEAMLELYNDYNYVADPHGAVGYLGLKKYQETNPDTYGIFLETAHPVKFLDIVEDTIKENLDIPKKIIKQMNKKKKSIKISTYDELKKFLID from the coding sequence ATGAATTTTTACAGCCTCAACAAAAAAGCCCCAAACGTAAGTTTTAAAGACGCAGTAATTAAAGGAATTGCTCCAGATCGTGGCTTATATTTTCCAGAAAAAATAACGCCACTACCTAATGATTTTTTCGAAAATATAGCAAATTTATCACCTATTGAAATCGCGCAAAAAGCCATAAAACAATTTGTCTCTGATGATATTGATGATGATAAACTAAAAACTATACTAGAAGACGTTTTAAATTTTGATTTTCCTGTAGTAGAAATCAATAAAAATATTGGAACCTTGGAGTTATTCCATGGTCCTACTTTGGCATTTAAAGATGTTGGCGCAGGTTTTATGGCAAGATGTCTAGGGTATTTTTCAGAAGGAAGTAACACCGAAGTAACCGTACTTGTGGCAACTTCTGGAGATACTGGTGGTGCAGTTGCTAATGGTTTCTTAGGTGTAGCAGGCGTAAAAGTAGTAATCTTATACCCTACAGGGAAAGTGAGTGATATTCAAGAAAAACAACTAACTACTTTAGGCCAGAATATTACGGCTTTAGAAGTAGAAGGTACTTTTGATGATTGCCAAACGATGGTAAAAACGGCATTTCTAGATGAAGATATTACTTCTGTAAAACAATTAACATCGGCAAATTCTATTAATGTAGCCCGTTGGTTGCCTCAGCTTTTCTATTTCTTATTTGCTTACAAACAAGCCAAATCGCAGGGTAAGGAAATTGTATTTTCTATTCCTAGTGGTAATTTTGGTAATATTTGCGCAGGTATTGTAGCACAACAATTAGGGATGCCTGTGAAGCATTTTATAGCATCTACCAATGTAAATGATGTAGTCCCTAGATTTATGAATACGAAGAGTTATGACCCAAAACCTTCAATAGCGACTATTTCAAATGCTATGGATGTAGGTGATCCTAGTAATTTCATTAGAATAAGGCACATCTATAATGATGATTTTGATACCATTGCTAAAAATATATCTTCTTATGCATTTACTGATGAACAAACTAAAGAAGCCATGTTGGAATTGTACAATGACTACAATTACGTTGCAGATCCGCATGGCGCTGTTGGGTATTTAGGCCTTAAAAAATATCAAGAAACGAATCCTGACACCTACGGCATTTTCTTAGAAACAGCGCATCCTGTTAAGTTTTTAGATATTGTAGAAGATACCATAAAAGAGAATCTAGATATCCCTAAAAAGATTATCAAACAGATGAATAAAAAGAAAAAATCTATTAAGATTTCAACCTATGATGAGCTGAAAAAATTTCTGATAGATTAA
- a CDS encoding acyltransferase family protein, giving the protein MRLDQLTFSRFIAAIAVVIYHYGLEVYPFNLTPIQHLFQQGNIAVSYFFMLSGFIMIIAYHHYKEIDFLAYIKKRFARIYPVYFLALILVLAFKIYYHKESELGNLFLNLTMLQSWIPGKALSFNYPAWSLAVEFFFYALFPYVFNTYYSKISFKKLIIPIVSIFSISQLLFHWGIYSEYYEGYPSKFHDFLFYFPPMHLAEFLIGNLAGLYFIKVFLNKRKNYDLVIMLLLCLVPLAIYYNSTLNFHNGLLAILFIPLILLISANTGFITTFSKYKPLVFLGEISYGIYILQSPIFAWTKAFLKDNQITNETSKFYIATLVLILCSALCFIYIETPLRKILKKI; this is encoded by the coding sequence TTGAGATTAGATCAATTAACATTTTCTAGATTCATCGCTGCTATAGCTGTTGTAATATATCATTACGGCCTAGAAGTGTACCCTTTTAACTTAACACCAATACAGCATTTGTTCCAACAAGGAAACATTGCAGTAAGCTATTTTTTTATGCTATCAGGGTTCATAATGATTATAGCATATCATCACTATAAAGAGATCGATTTTTTAGCGTACATCAAAAAACGATTTGCCCGAATTTATCCTGTATACTTTTTAGCTTTAATTTTAGTATTAGCATTCAAAATTTATTATCATAAAGAGAGCGAACTCGGTAATCTATTTTTAAACCTGACTATGCTTCAGAGTTGGATTCCTGGAAAAGCTTTATCTTTTAATTATCCTGCTTGGTCCTTGGCTGTAGAATTCTTTTTTTACGCACTTTTTCCTTATGTATTCAATACTTATTATTCAAAAATATCTTTTAAGAAATTAATCATCCCAATAGTAAGCATCTTTAGTATCAGTCAGCTTCTATTTCATTGGGGTATTTACTCAGAGTATTACGAAGGGTATCCTTCTAAATTTCATGATTTCTTATTCTATTTTCCACCTATGCATTTGGCGGAATTTTTAATCGGAAACTTAGCTGGTTTATACTTTATAAAAGTGTTTTTAAACAAAAGGAAAAATTATGATCTAGTAATCATGCTACTCTTATGCCTAGTTCCTTTAGCCATATATTATAACTCAACATTAAACTTTCACAATGGGCTATTGGCTATTCTATTTATTCCATTAATTTTATTAATTAGTGCTAATACAGGTTTTATTACTACTTTTTCAAAATACAAACCTCTGGTTTTTTTAGGGGAAATAAGTTATGGCATCTATATTTTGCAGAGCCCCATTTTTGCCTGGACCAAAGCATTCTTAAAAGACAACCAAATTACTAACGAGACGAGTAAATTTTATATAGCAACTTTAGTCTTAATTTTATGTTCTGCTCTTTGTTTTATTTATATAGAAACACCTTTACGTAAAATTCTTAAAAAAATATAA
- a CDS encoding homoserine kinase, giving the protein MNANEIRVFCPATIANVSCGFDVLGLALDAVGDEMVVRKTTQKGIRITKLTGQDLPTETLQNVAGVAGLALLAQSNYDGGFDIEIYKKIKAGSGIGSSAASSTGAVWAMNALLGNPFSPLELVKFAMEGERLASGVAHADNVAPALFGGFTLVRSYNPLDVIKINTPKELYATVIHPQIEVKTSDSRRILKTTISLEDGIKQWGNVGGLIAGLFTEDYDLIGRSLEDHIIEPIRSILIPGFDTVKQKALESGALGCGISGSGPSVFALSKGIETAKNVAKAMSDVYDKIGIDYDIHVSKVNTEGIKIL; this is encoded by the coding sequence ATGAATGCAAATGAAATTAGAGTTTTTTGTCCGGCTACTATTGCTAATGTTTCTTGTGGTTTTGATGTTTTAGGACTAGCATTAGATGCTGTGGGTGATGAAATGGTGGTTAGAAAAACAACCCAAAAAGGCATCAGAATCACCAAGCTTACAGGGCAAGATTTACCTACAGAAACCTTACAAAATGTAGCTGGCGTTGCCGGTTTAGCACTATTAGCACAGAGTAATTACGATGGTGGTTTTGATATTGAAATTTATAAAAAAATAAAAGCAGGAAGTGGAATTGGCAGCAGCGCTGCCAGTTCTACCGGTGCTGTATGGGCCATGAATGCCTTACTAGGCAATCCTTTTTCTCCATTAGAACTCGTAAAATTTGCAATGGAAGGCGAGCGTTTAGCAAGTGGTGTTGCCCATGCAGATAATGTTGCTCCCGCCCTATTTGGTGGGTTTACCTTAGTACGAAGCTATAATCCGCTAGATGTTATTAAAATAAATACCCCAAAAGAATTATATGCCACCGTTATTCATCCGCAAATTGAAGTAAAAACATCCGATTCTAGACGTATTCTAAAAACTACCATCTCTCTAGAAGATGGTATTAAACAATGGGGAAATGTTGGAGGTTTAATTGCTGGCTTATTTACCGAGGACTATGACCTTATTGGCAGGTCATTAGAAGACCACATTATAGAACCTATCCGTTCTATTCTAATTCCTGGTTTTGATACTGTAAAGCAAAAAGCATTAGAATCTGGCGCATTAGGTTGTGGTATATCAGGCTCTGGACCCTCGGTGTTTGCTTTGAGTAAAGGTATAGAAACGGCAAAAAATGTAGCCAAGGCTATGTCTGATGTTTATGATAAAATAGGAATAGATTATGATATTCACGTATCAAAAGTAAATACTGAAGGAATTAAAATTTTATAA